The following proteins are co-located in the Longimicrobiaceae bacterium genome:
- a CDS encoding AAA family ATPase, with amino-acid sequence GQSEAVDVLSDAARRTRADLRAKRKPASFLFVGPTGVGKTELAKALAEALFDDETALVRIDMAEYKEAHSVSGLIGSRPGLVGSEQGGFLTEQVRRSPHSIVLFDEVEKAHPEVIDILLGVLDEGRLTDARGRFCDFSNTLIILTSNLGVREANAASDDPAERKEIILRVVQASLRPELFNRLGEVIAFDVLGREVLERIVRTHLSGLGRRLLEQYGASLEADAEAVSLLAELAHDPAYGARPVERTVDRLVVSDLSRLVIGGDVGPGSVVRLVRDGDGVALLAGTREEVDAEAARMAEEAAALTAATAASNAADEDEAGAPEGDGEDAPTPAAAGEPASV; translated from the coding sequence CGGCCAGAGCGAGGCCGTCGACGTGCTCTCCGATGCCGCGCGCCGCACGCGCGCCGACCTGCGCGCGAAGCGGAAGCCGGCGTCGTTCCTCTTCGTCGGGCCGACGGGTGTCGGCAAGACGGAGCTCGCGAAGGCACTCGCCGAAGCGCTGTTCGACGACGAGACGGCGCTAGTGCGCATCGACATGGCCGAGTACAAGGAGGCGCACTCGGTGTCGGGGCTGATCGGCTCGCGCCCGGGGCTGGTGGGCTCGGAGCAGGGCGGCTTCCTCACCGAGCAGGTGCGCCGCAGCCCGCACTCCATCGTCCTCTTCGACGAGGTGGAGAAGGCGCATCCCGAGGTGATCGACATCCTGCTGGGGGTGCTCGACGAGGGCCGCCTCACCGACGCGCGCGGGCGCTTCTGCGACTTCAGCAACACGCTCATCATCCTCACCTCCAACCTGGGCGTGCGCGAGGCGAACGCCGCCAGCGACGACCCGGCCGAGCGCAAGGAGATCATCCTGCGCGTGGTGCAGGCGTCGCTGCGCCCCGAGCTGTTCAACCGGCTGGGCGAGGTGATCGCCTTCGACGTGCTGGGCCGCGAGGTGCTTGAGCGCATCGTCCGCACGCACCTCTCGGGCCTGGGGCGGCGCCTGCTGGAGCAGTACGGCGCGTCGCTCGAAGCCGACGCCGAGGCGGTGTCGCTGCTGGCCGAGCTGGCGCACGACCCCGCGTACGGCGCGCGGCCGGTGGAGCGCACCGTCGACCGGCTGGTGGTGTCGGACCTGTCGCGGCTCGTGATCGGCGGCGACGTGGGCCCCGGCTCGGTAGTGCGCCTGGTCCGCGACGGCGACGGCGTGGCGCTGCTGGCCGGCACCCGCGAAGAGGTGGACGCCGAGGCCGCGCGGATGGCCGAGGAGGCCGCGGCGCTCACTGCAGCGACCGCCGCGTCGAATGCTGCCGACGAGGATGAAGCAGGGGCACCGGAGGGAGACGGGGAGGATGCGCCCACTCCGGCCGCCGCCGGCGAGCCGGCTTCCGTGTGA
- a CDS encoding FHA domain-containing protein — protein MIRSACGAAMLLAAGALPLAGQGTPPPATSAPPAQAAPAQPNAVAPVQPGPPALTPAQQEDKRRLQERARTKSATPEATTAAANERLDLWKMVLIIDPADVEARLGYEQAQRDLEAARAQETLQAQQRDTDARTQASAAQARREQLGTAERALYARDLNTADQAVGVVLAQTPDDPRALSLRDAIRQTREARAFTRRMLMAAGAMLVLAVGIIVLLKKLSPRRDAAREGGGAKAVVKVVDGIGRGKLMLVEKEVFRIGAADGERPDEKNDLVVSDSGALVSRYHCTILRKGRDYFLLDSSLNGTRLNGRRLDRGEHHPLEDGDEFVLADAARVKFLMT, from the coding sequence ATGATCCGGAGCGCGTGTGGCGCGGCGATGCTGCTGGCCGCCGGCGCCCTTCCGCTGGCGGGGCAGGGGACCCCGCCGCCCGCGACCTCCGCGCCGCCGGCGCAGGCCGCGCCGGCGCAGCCGAACGCGGTTGCCCCGGTGCAGCCCGGCCCGCCCGCGCTCACCCCGGCGCAGCAGGAGGACAAGCGCCGCCTGCAGGAGCGCGCGCGCACCAAATCCGCCACGCCCGAGGCGACCACCGCGGCGGCGAACGAGCGGCTGGACCTGTGGAAGATGGTGCTCATCATCGACCCGGCCGACGTGGAGGCGCGGCTGGGCTACGAGCAGGCGCAGCGCGACCTGGAGGCGGCGCGCGCGCAGGAGACGCTCCAGGCGCAGCAGCGCGACACCGACGCCCGCACGCAGGCCTCCGCGGCCCAGGCTCGCAGGGAACAACTGGGAACCGCTGAGCGCGCACTGTACGCCCGCGACCTGAACACAGCCGACCAAGCCGTGGGCGTGGTCCTGGCGCAGACCCCCGACGACCCGCGCGCGCTTTCGCTGCGCGACGCCATCCGCCAGACCCGCGAGGCGCGCGCCTTCACGCGGCGCATGCTGATGGCGGCGGGGGCCATGCTGGTGCTGGCCGTCGGCATCATCGTGCTGCTGAAGAAGCTCTCGCCGCGGCGTGATGCGGCGCGGGAGGGCGGCGGGGCGAAGGCGGTGGTGAAGGTGGTCGACGGGATCGGCCGCGGAAAGCTGATGCTGGTGGAGAAGGAGGTCTTCCGCATCGGCGCGGCCGACGGCGAGCGTCCGGACGAGAAGAACGACCTGGTGGTGAGCGACTCGGGCGCACTGGTGTCGCGCTACCACTGCACCATCCTGCGCAAGGGCCGCGACTACTTCCTGCTCGACAGCAGCCTCAACGGCACGCGCCTGAACGGCCGCCGCCTGGACCGCGGCGAGCACCACCCGCTCGAAGACGGCGACGAGTTCGTCCTCGCCGACGCCGCGCGGGTGAAGTTTCTGATGACGTGA